TCCGCCCCCACCCCTTGACGGCTAACTTTGTTAGCCATACGTTCTAGCTAACAAAGTTAGCCCGTGTAGCCGCAAGGCCCGAACCTCGGAGGAGGACCCCATGAGCACCCTGACCCACACCCCCACCGGCACCGCCAACACCGTCGACACCCCCGGCACCCCCGCGAAGCGCGCCCTCGCCGTCACCCGTCGTACCGCCTGGTTCGCCAACGCGCTCTTCTGGAGTGCCTTCGCCGTGCTCGAAGGCGTCAACCACGGCTGGCTCGCGGGCCTGCTCGCCGGAGCGTTCTTCATCGCCCCCGATCTGACGTTCCTCGTGGGCCTGCGGGACGCCCCCCACATGGCGAAGGGCCAGCTGCCGCCCCGCGCCGTCCCGTACTACAACACCGCCCACCGCGCGCTGCTCCCTCTCGCGCTCATCGCCCTCTACACCTTCACGCCCGTCGTCTGGGCGCCCGCCTTCGCCGCCCTGTGCGGGTGGCTCGCCCACATCTCGTACGATCGCGCCTTCGGCTATGGACTGCGGACGAAGGACGGCTTCCAGCGTGTCTGACCAGAACGAGCGCCTCACCCCCCGCGCCAGAGAGATCGTCGCGGCCGCCCGCGACCTCCTGGAGGAGTCCGGCGCCGAGAAGCTCACGATGCGCTCGCTCGCCGACCGGCTCGGCATCAAGGCCCCCTCCCTCTACAAGCACTTCCCCGACAAGTCCGCCGTCGAGGTGGAGCTCGTCGCGCAGATGCTCGACGAGTCGGCGGCGGCCTGCGAGGAGGCCGAGGCCACCGCCCCCGGCTCCCTCGACGCCCTGACCGAGGCCTACCGCGCCTACGCCCTGCGCCACCCCCACCTCTACCGCCTGGCCACCGAACGCCCCCTCCCGCGCCACGCCCTGCCGCAGGGCCTGGAGGAGCGGGCCGCGGCACCCCTGATGCGGGTCTGCGGCGGCGACACCGACCTGGCCCGCGCCGCCTGGGCGTTCGCGCACGGCATGGTGATCCTGGAGATCCACGGACGGTTCCCTGAGGGCGTCGACCTCGGGGCGGCATGGAAGAGGGGCTCGCGGGCGTTGGACCGGTGAGACGACGTGAGCCGCACGGGCCGTAGGGACGGTACCGGCGGTGATCCACCGGGGGAGCGGACAGCGCATGGACGACGGCATGACGAGAGCGGGCAGCCAGCCCCGCGAACAAGCCGTCTGGGCCCGCGCCCCCCTCGGCCCCCGCACCCCGCCCCTCGACCTCCTCACCGCCCGCTTCGACCGGCACCGCTACGCGCCGCACTGCCACGACGAGTTCAGCGTCGGCGTCTGTGTGGAGGGCCGGGAGGTCATCGACTACCGCGGCGGGCGGCTCGACGTGGGGCCCGGCTCCATCGTCGTCCTCGCCCCCGGCGAGGTGCACACCGGCGGCCCCGGCGCCGCGGGGGGCTACGCCTACCGCGCCATGTACCCGGCGCCGCCCCTCCTCGCCGAGGGAACCACCGCCGCACCGCACTTCCGCGACCCCGTGGTCGACGACCCCGAACTCGCCGCCGCCCTGCGCGCCGCCCACACCGAACTGGCCGCCCACGCCGACCCGCTGGAGGCCGAGTCCAGGATCCCGTGGCTGCTCGCCGCCCTCGCCCGCAGGCACGGCACCGCCCGCCCCCTCGACGACCGCGTCCCCGGCGCCGACCACATCGCCCGCGCCGTGCGGGGCCGGCTCGCCGACGAGCTGCTGACCCCGCCCACCCTCACCGAACTCGCCGCCCCGCTCGGCCTCTCCCGCTACCAGCTGCTGCGCGCCTTCCGTACGTCGACGGGGATGCCGCCCTACGCCTGGCTCGCCCAGCATCGCGTGACGCTGGCCCGCGCCCACCTGGAGGCGGGACTGCGCCCCTCCGAGGTGGCTCCGCTCGTGGGCTTCGCCGACCAGGCGCACCTCACGCGCTGGTTCCGCCGGGTGCTGGGGGTGACCCCGGCGGCGTACCGCAGCAGCGTCCGCGGCAGCGGTGTCCGTCGCAACAGCGTTCAAGACACCGGACGGTGACGCGGCCGAAACTGCCCGCATGACGGCACGCGCCTGGTTTCTCTTCTCCCTCATGGGTGTCCTGTGGGGCATCCCCTACCTCATGATCAAAGTGGCGGTCGACAGCGACCTGTCCCCGTCGTTCGTGGTCTTCACGCGCTGCGCGCTCGGCGCGGCCCTGCTGCTCCCGTTCGCCGTACGGAAGGGCGGGCTCCCCGGCGTCCTCAGTACGCACTGGCGTCCCATGCTCGCCTTCGCCTGCGTGGAGATCCTCGGTCCGTGGTGGACCCTGACCGATGCCGAACGCCGCATCTCCAGCTCCACGGCCGGGCTCCTCATCGCCGCCGTCCCGATCATCGGCGCCCTGCTCGCCCGCTTCTTCGGCGACACGGAACGCCTCGGCGCGCGCCGCCTCACCGGCCTCGGCCTCGGCCTCGGGGGCGTCGCCGTCCTCACGGTGCCCCACCTGACGGGCGGCGACGCCTGGTCCCTCACGGAGGTGATGCTCACCGCCCTCGGGTACGCCATCGCCCCCCTGATCGTGGCCCGGCACCTCCGCGACGTACCCACCCTGCAGCTGATCGCGCCCTGCCTCGCCCTGGCCGCGCTCGTCTACGCCCCGGCCGCCGTGGCGTCCCGGCCCGCCGCCATGCCCGACAGCGCGACCCTGGCGTCCCTCGCGGGCCTCGGCGTCATCTGCACGGCGCTGGCCTTCGTCGTCTTCCTCGAACTGATCAGGGAGGCGGGGCCGACCCGCGCGGTCGTCTTCACCTACGTCAACCCGGCCGTCGCGGTGGCGGCGGGCGTCACCTTCCTCTCCGAGCCGCTGACGGGGGACGTCGTGGCGGCGTTCGCCCTGATCCTCACCGGATCGGTCCTGGCGACGGCGACGGCGAGGGTGGCCGCGGCGCCGACCCGGCAGGACCGGCGGGTACCATGGTCGGCACGGCAGACGAGCCGGGCGGGCGGCCGCGTGAAGACCCCTTCGGGGGCCCTTCCCGAGGAACGTCCGGGCTCCACAGGGCAAGGTGGTGGCTAACGGCCACCCGGGGTGACCCGCGGGACAGTGCCACAGAGAACAGACCGCCGGGGACCGCAAGGCCCTCGGTAAGGGTGAAACGGTGGTGTAAGAGACCACCAGCGCCTGAGGTGACTCAGGCGGCTAGGTAAACCCCACCTGGAGCAAGGTCAAGAGGAGACGCCTCTTCTCAGGAAGAGGCGCCTCTGCGCGGATGATCGAGGGCTGCCCGCCCGAGTCCGCGGGTAGACCGCACGAGGCCGGCAGCAATGCCGGCCCTAGATGGATGGCCGTCACCGCGACGTCCGCGAGGACCCGCGGTACAGAACCCGGCGTACAGCCCGGCTCGTCTGCCCCACCCGCTCCGGCCCGCCCGGAGCGGCGCACCACCCAGGCCCGCGCCCGCTGGGCCGCAGCCTGCCGGGCCTTCCTCGGTACGCGTACGCTCCCGATGCGGAAGGCCCGCCATGACCCCCCAGGACGACCGCCCCGGCACCCCCGCCGACGCCGCCCCGCCCGCCGTCTCCTCCTTCGCGGAGCTGGCACTGCCGGGCGCGCTGCTGCGGACGCTCGACGGGCTCGGCGTCACCGAGCCCTTCCCGATCCAGGCCGCCACGCTGCCCAGCGCCCTCGCGGGCCGGGACGTCCTGGGCCGTGGCCGCACCGGCTCCGGCAAGACGCTCGCCTTCGGCCTGGCGCTGCTCGCCCGGCTCGCCGGGCGGCGCGCCGAGTCCAAGCAGCCCCTCGCGCTGGTCCTCGTGCCCACCCGCGAGCTCGCCCAGCAGGTCACCGAGGCGCTCACGCCGTACGCGGAGGCGCTGCGGCTGCGCATGGCCACCGTCGTCGGCGGCATCTCGATCGCCCGCCAGGCCGCCGCGCTGCGCGACGGCGCCGAGGTCGTCGTGGCCACCCCCGGACGCCTGCACGACCTCATCGACCGCAGGGGCTGCCGACTGGGCAAGGTCCGGATCACTGTCCTCGACGAGGCCGACCAGATGTGCGACATGGGCTTCCTGCCGCAGGTCACCGAGGCCCTCGACCAGGTGCGGCCCGACGGGCAGCGCCTGCTGTTCTCGGCCACCCTGGACCGGGACGTCGACCAGCTGGTCAGCGACTACCTGAACGACCCCGTCGTGCACTCCGTCGACCCGTCCGCGGGCGCCGTCACGACGATGGACCACCACGTCCTCGTCGTCCACGGCCCCGACCGGTACGCCGTCGTCACCGAGATCGCCGCCCGCGACGGCCGCGTCCTGCTCTTCCTGGACACCAAGCACGCCGTCGACCGCCTCACCAAGCACCTGCGGGACAGCGGGGTGCACGCCGAGGCCCTGCACAGCGGCAAGTCCCAGCCGCAGCGCACGCGTACCCTCGCGCAGTTCAAGGACGGCAGGCTCCCCGTTCTCGTGGCGACCAACGTCGCGGCCCGCGGTCTGCACGTCGACGACCTCGACCTCGTCGTCAACGTCGACCCGCCGACCGACCCCAAGGACTACCTGCACCGCGCGGGCCGCACCGCACGCGCCGGCGAGTCCGGCCGCGTCGTCACCCTGGTGCTGTCCAACCAGCGGCGCGAGACCGTCCAGGTGCTGGCCGACGCCGGCGTCGAGCCGAAGACGACCAAGGTGCGTTCGGGCGAGGCGGAGCTGTCCCGGATCACCGGCGCGAAGGCCCCCTCGGGCACCCCGCTCGACGGTGGCGCGGGCCGCGCCAAGAACCACAACGCGCCCTTCCGCGGCCTCGGCAGCACCAAGGAGGGTCCCGGCGGCTCGGGCGGCAAGGGTGGCGGCAAGTCGTCCTCACGGAAGACGGCCGAGGCCCGCAAGCTCGCGGAGGCGCGCAGGGCGGCTCGGGTGCGGCGCGGGGGCTGACCACGGAGGGCGGCACTCACCGGAGGGCTGTCAGCAGTCCTCCGTGTGGCTGAGGTGGATCAGATGGGCCACCGTGGGCGCGGTGCGCTTGCTGCGGATGCGGCGCAAGTACGTGCTCACGGTGTGCACGCTGATGCCCAGACGCCGGGCGATCTGCTTGTGGGAGAGGCCATCCGCGATATGGGCCAGCACCTGACGCTCCCTGTGGGACAACGCCGGCGGGTTCGGCGGGCGGCTGCTTACTGGCATCTTCCCTCCGGGAGGGACTGTCAACACGTACGACGGCTGTAGCCGCAACGTGATCTAACCACGCTTGTGAAGAAACAGAAAGGAAACCCCGCGTACCCAGGGGAAACGCGGCGCTACTGAGGGCGACAGGCCGTGTCAAGTCCCCAATTCGAGGGACTGTGAGCGGGGTTCGGCGCGGGTGACTGTGAAGGCGGCCTCGGCTGAGCGCAGCCGTGCACGTTCTCAAGGCAGCCCGGCGCGTGGACCAGGGGGGAAGCTTGCGGTACTTTCGCCTGCTCGTCGTGGGCAACGGCATATCGGCGTACGGCAGTTACCTGAACATGGTCGCCCTCAACGTCTTCGTCTACGAGGTGACCGACAGCGCCCTGGCCGCTGGAATCTTCATGGCCGTACGCCTGTTGACCAGCGTCGTCTCCGGCTTTGTGAGCGGGCGGCTGGTCTCGGTGCACGACCGGAAGATGTTGATGGTTGGCGCCGATCTCACACAGTGCGCCGCCATGATAGCGCTGCTGATCGCGCCCGACGGGGGCCGCGCCGGACTGCTGTACGTGCTGGCCGTCGTGACCGGCTTCTGCTCGACCCTCTCCGGTGTCGCGCTGCGCAGCAGCATCCCCGAGATCGTCGGCGGCGACCTGCGGCTGCGCGCCAACTCGCTGCTCGCGACCGGGCGTTCCCTCGCCATGATCGCCGGTTTCGCCTCCGCGGGGGTCGTGGTCGCGCAACTCGGCTACGTCGCCGCGATCTCCCTCGACGCCGCCACGTTCGCGGTCTCCGCGTGCGTCCTGCTCTCCCTGCCGATCCGTACGCGGGCGCGGCGGGAGAAGGACGGGGGCGCTGAGGAGGGCGCGGCCGAGGACGGTTCGACGGGTGACTCCGGGGAGCGTGGCGTCGGCGCGCTGATCCTGCTGCGGGCCGCCCCCGTCCTCGCCCTGATGATCGCGCTCAGGGCCGCCGACGGCCTCGGCTCCTCCTCCCACAACGTGGCCCTGCCGGTCTACTCCAGCGACCTCGACCCGTCCCATCCGGCCACGTTCGTCAGCCAGTTCTGGGCGACGTGGGCCATCGGCAACATCGTCATGCAGCAGGTGTGCGGGCGGTGGGCCGGGCGCGGCGGGCGGCAGGGGCCGGGGGAGCGGGCCTTCGCGGTCGGGGCGTGCGTGATGTCGGCCGCGTTCATCGTGGTCTTCGCCGGGCTGCCCACGTACGTGGCGGTCGCGGCCGCCCTCGTCGCGGGCATGGCCGACGGGCTCACCGAGATCGCCTATGTGACCAGGCTGCAGGCCGCCCCCGACGAGCAGCGCGGCAGGCTCTTCGGCCTCTCCGCGTCGGTCGAGAACACCGGCTTCGGTCTCGGCATGCTGGTCAGCGGCGCGCTGCTCGACCGCTTCTCGCCGTTCCACGTCGTGGGGCTGCTGCACGGGTCGGCCATCGTCCTGTGCTTCGGGATGTTCGTCGCCCTGGTGCGTCAGGGGCGGAGAGCGGCGTCCGACGACCCCTTACCGGTGGCGCAGGAGCCGCCGCACCGGCAGGGCAATGAATCCGTGGAGCGCGAGAGCGAGGCCCCCCGATGACCACAGCCGCTGCCCCCGCCCGTGACGCCGTCGCCGTCATCGGCATGTCCTTCCGGCTGCCCGGCGCCGACACCCCCGAGGAGTTCTGGCGCACGATCCACGACGGCGCCGACCGCATCCGCCGCTTCACCGAGGGCGAACTCGCCGCCGCCGGGGTGCCCGAAGAGGTGTACCGGGCCGAGGAGTTCGTCGGGGCGAGCGGGGTGCTCGACGGGATCGCGGGCTTCGACGCGGCGTTCTTCGGGATGAGTGCGCACGAGGCGCGGATCACCGATCCGCAGCAGCGGCTGTTCCTGGAGTGTGTGCACCACGCGCTGGAGGACGCGGGGTACGCGGGGGGACGGTCCGGGGGTGCTCGCAACGACGTCGGCGTGTACGCGAGCACCGGCTATCACCTCTACTCCCTCCAGACGTACCTCCAGAACAACGTCCTCCAGGGCGGCATCGAGGACTGGGTCGCCGGGCTCCAGGTCACCATCGGCAACTTCACCGACTTCACCGCCAACCGCGCCGCCTACCGGCTCGGCCTGACCGGCCCCGCCGTCAACGTCCAGACGGCGTGCTCCAGTTCGCTCACGGCGGCCTGCCTCGCCGCGCAGTCCGTGGTCGCCGGGGAGTGCGACATCGCCGTCGCCGGGGCCACCGCCCTCCACGTGCCGCAGGTGCTCGGCTACCAGTACGTCAAGGGGTCCATCCTCTCCAAGAGCGGCCGCCTGCGGCCCTTCGACGCCGACGCGGACGGGACCGTCGGCGGCACGGGGGTCGTGGCGCTGGTGCTCAAGCGCCTGGACCGGGCCGTCGCGGACGGTGACCACATCCACGGCGTCATCCGGGGCTGGGGCGTCAACAACGACGGCGCGGACAAGAAGGCGTTCAGCGCGCCCAGCGCGGACGGCCAGCGCGGTGCGATCCGCCGCGCCCTGGAACGTGCGGGCGTCGACGCGGGCACGGTCGGCTATCTGGAGACGCACGGCACCGGCACGTTCAAGGGCGACCCCATCGAATTCGAGGGTGCCACCGCCGCGTTCCGCGCCGACACCGACCGCACGGGCTACTGCGCCCTCGGCTCCGTGAAGGCCAACATCGGCCACCTCGACGTGTGTTCGGGCCTGGCGAGCCTGGTCAAGACCCTCCTGGTCCTGCGGCACGGCGTCATCCCGCCGATGGCCAACTTCCGCCGCCCCAACCCCGCCCTGGACCTCGCGGCCAGCCCGTTCCACATCCCCGAATCCGCCCGGCCGTGGCCCGCGGGCGACGTGCCGCGCAGGGCCTGCGTCAGCTCGTTCGGTGTCGGCGGCACCAACGTCCACATGGTCCTGGAGGAGGCCCCGGGGCCCACGCCGAGGCCCGCCGCCGACGTGCCGCCGCCCCCGGGCGTCCTGGTGGTCTCCGGCCACACGGAGAAGGCGCTCGCCGACAACGCCGCGGCCCTCCGCGACCACCTGCGCGCCCACCCCGCGACGCACCACGCCGACCTCGTGACCACGCTGGCCCTGGGCCGTTCCCACCGGGGCCACCGGCTCGCGGTGCGCGGCGACACGGTGGCGGCGCTGACGGGGGCGCTGGACGAGTGGATCGCGGGGTCCGGACCGTCCCGGTCACGGCGGTCGGGCGGAGGCGGCGTCGGCTTCCTCTTCACGGGGCAGGGCAGCCTTCACCGGGGCGCGGCCCGTCCCCTGTACGGGCGCTTCGCCGTCGTACGCGAAGTCCTGGACGCCTGCGAGCGGCAGTTCGCCGGCCTCACCGGCGGGGGCAGCCTCCTCGGCCCGCTGCTCGGCGACGCCGGGAGCGGGGACCCAGGGGAGCCGGTCCTCGACACCGAGGTGGCGCAGCCCGCCCTCTTCGCGCTGCAGTGCGCGCTCGTCCGCCTGTGGCAGGAGGCAGGGATCGAGCCGGACGTGGTGGCGGGACACAGCGTGGGGGAGTACGGCGCGCTGTACGCGGCCGGTGTGCTCGGCGTCGAGGACGGGCTGCGGCTGACCGCGGGGCGGGGCAGGCTCATGCGGGAGCGGTGCGCGCCCGGCGCGATGGTCGCCGTCCCGACGGACGCGCACACGGCGCGGAACCTGGCGGCGGAGGTGCCCGGCGTGGAGCTCGCCGTCACGAACGGCGAACACAGTCAGGTCCTCGCGGGCCCGGCGGACGCCATGGCACGCCTGACGGAACTCCTCGCCGGGCGCGGCATCGACGTACGCGCGCTCCCGGTGCGGCACGCCTTCCACACGGCCCTCATGGACCCGGCGCTCGACGGGGTGCGGGAACTGGTCGGCGGGGTGCAGTGGCGGGGGAGCCGCGTGCCGTTCGTGAGCGGGCTCGACGGGCGTACGCGGCCGGCCGGGTGGGTGCCGGACGCCGACTATGTCGTACGTCAGGCGCGTGAGCCGGTCCGGTTCGCCGACGTACTGGGGGAGTTGGCAGCCTCGTACGACAACGTTGGCACGCTGCTGGAGATCGGCCCGCACACGACACTCAGCGGCCTCGCGCGGCGCGCGCTCCCGGACCGGGCCGGGCATCCGACGCTGCGGCGCGGCGCGGGGCTCGCACCGCTGTGGGACGCGGCCGCCGGGCTGTTCCGGGCGGGGGCGCCGGTCGCCTGGCGGGCCTTCATGGGCGGGACGGGCGGCCGGAGGATCCCGCTGCCCGGATACCGCTTCCAGCACAAGGACTACTGGACGGGGCCGGAGAACCACCTCCCCCGGCCCGTGAAACCCGAACAACCCGTACGCGAACAACCGACAAGGGATGGGGCGGCAGTGGCACAGGACGAGGCAGCGGTCGAGCGGGTGCTCCAGCACATCATCAAGGTCACCGCGAAACACCTCAGCTACGACACCAGCGAGATAGCGGAGGACGCGTCCTTCTTCGACCTCGGCGCGGACTCGCTGCAGATGATCGGGGTGCTCCGGGAACTGGAGGAGGAGCACCGGGTCAAGGTGTCGATGCGGGAGCTCTTCGAGGAGGCGGGAACGGCGCGCGGCCTGGCGGTGATCATCGCGGGCAAGGCGGCTCCGGCCCGCGCCTCGGCCCCCGCTGTGGCCCCGGCCCCCACCGTGGCCTCGGCCCCCGTGGCGGCGACCGAGGAGCGCCCGGCCGTCCACGACACTCCGCCTGCCGCCGTGGACGCCACGCGTCAGGACGCGTACGCCACCCGTCATGAGGTCGAAGAGCTCCGGCGGCAGCTCCAGCAGCTCACGCAGGTGCAGCTCCAGCTGATGGGACAGCTCTCCCAGCTGCTCACCGCGCAGGCGGGCCGATGACCGGGGGAGCGGACACCGTATCCGCCGCCGTCGACCAGGACCTCGCCGCGATGGCCGAGCTCTCGCGGCGCATCGCCCGGCAGATGGACACCCCGCAGGAGGCGCAGCCCCCGGCCGAGTCCCCGGCGCCCCGCCCGGCCCAGCACGGGCCGCGCCTGGAGGTCGCCCGCGGCTCCGGCATGATCCGCGGCAACGCGACCGACACGCAGCGGGCCCATCTCGACGACCTGGTGCGCCGCTACACCGCGAAGACGCCCACGTCGAAGAGCATCGCCCAGCGCTACCGGCGCGTGCTCGCCGACAGCAGGGCGGCGGTCGGCTTCCGCAGCAGCACGAAGGAGATGCTGTATCCGATCGCGGGGCGCCGGGCGCGGGGGTCGTGGCTGGAGGACATCGACGGCAACCGGTACGTCGACATCACGATGGGCTTCGGCGTCCTGCTCTTCGGGCACGAGCCCGCCTTCGTCACCGAGGCGGTCCGCGAGCACCTCTCGCGCGGCATCCAGCTCGGCCCGCGCAACGTGGAGACCGGCGAGGCCGCCGAGCTGCTCGCCGAGCTGACCGGGATGGAGCGCGTCGCCTTCGCCAACTCCGGTACGGAGGCGAACTCCGCGGCGATCCGGCTCGCCCGCGCCGCCACGGGACGCTCCCGCATCATCACGTTCGAGGGCGCGTACCACGGCCACAACGACAACGTGCTCGGGCGCTCCCCGCGCACCGGCGGCGAGGGCCTGACGACGGTCCCGATGTCCGCGGGCGTCCCGCAGGGCGCCGTCGCCGACCTGCTCGTCCTGCCGTACGGCGGGGAGGAGAGCCTCGCCGTCATCGAGCAGCAGGCCGCCGACATCGCCGCGGTCGTCGTCGAGCCCGTGCAGAGCCGCCACCCGTCGCTCCGGCCCGCCGACTTCGTACGCCGCCTGCGCGAGCTGACCCGTCGGCACGGCATCGTGCTCCTCTTCGACGAGATGCTGACCGGCTTCCGTCCCGCGCCGCGCGGCGCCCAGGAGCTCTACGGGGTCACGCCCGACCTCGCCACGTACGGGAAACTGCTCGGCGGCGGCTTCCCCATCGGTGCCATCGCCGGCCGCGCCGACATCATGGACGGCATCGACGGCGGCCACTGGAGCTACGGGGACGACAGCTACCCGGCCGCCGACACCACGTTCTTCGGCGGTACGTACATCCAGCACCCGGTGTCGATGGTCGCCACCCGCGCCGTGCTCGCCCACCTCAAGGAGCACAGCCCGCGCCTCCAGGAGCGGCTGAACGCCCGCACGGACGAACTGGCCGCCACGCTCAACTCGTTCTTCGAGGCCGAGGGATACGCGCTGAGCATGAGCCACTTCGGCTCGATGTTCCGCTTCGAGCACCGCGCGGACATGGAACTCCTCTACCACCACCTGATGCTGCGCGGCGTGCACGTGTGGGAGTGGCGCAACTTCTTCCTGTCCACCGAACACTCCGACGGCGACGTCGAGTTCATCGCGGAAGCGGTGAAGGACTCGCTCCGGGAGTTGCGCGGGGCCGGGTTCCCGCTCGGGAACAAGCCCGCGGTGCCCGCGCGGAGGGCCACTCCCGAGGCGGTTCCCGTTCCCGGGGCGGCTCCCGTTCCCGCGGCGAAGCCTAAGGCCATGGCCTGGAACCGTGCGGCCGTGACCGCTCAGCGGCCGGAGCGGCCGGAGCGGCCGGAGGGGGCGGAACGGAAGTCCCGCCCCCTCGACTTCGGCGTCTACTTCTTCGGCGACTATCCGCAGGACGACGACGCGACCTCCGGGCACGGCAAGTACGACCACCTCCTGGAGACGGCCCGGTTCGCCGACCGCCACGGCTTCCACTCCCTGTGGATCCCCGAGCGGCACTTCCACTCCTTCGGCGGCCTCTTCCCCAACCCCGTCGTCCTC
The window above is part of the Streptomyces venezuelae genome. Proteins encoded here:
- a CDS encoding DEAD/DEAH box helicase, which gives rise to MTPQDDRPGTPADAAPPAVSSFAELALPGALLRTLDGLGVTEPFPIQAATLPSALAGRDVLGRGRTGSGKTLAFGLALLARLAGRRAESKQPLALVLVPTRELAQQVTEALTPYAEALRLRMATVVGGISIARQAAALRDGAEVVVATPGRLHDLIDRRGCRLGKVRITVLDEADQMCDMGFLPQVTEALDQVRPDGQRLLFSATLDRDVDQLVSDYLNDPVVHSVDPSAGAVTTMDHHVLVVHGPDRYAVVTEIAARDGRVLLFLDTKHAVDRLTKHLRDSGVHAEALHSGKSQPQRTRTLAQFKDGRLPVLVATNVAARGLHVDDLDLVVNVDPPTDPKDYLHRAGRTARAGESGRVVTLVLSNQRRETVQVLADAGVEPKTTKVRSGEAELSRITGAKAPSGTPLDGGAGRAKNHNAPFRGLGSTKEGPGGSGGKGGGKSSSRKTAEARKLAEARRAARVRRGG
- a CDS encoding response regulator transcription factor, which codes for MPVSSRPPNPPALSHRERQVLAHIADGLSHKQIARRLGISVHTVSTYLRRIRSKRTAPTVAHLIHLSHTEDC
- a CDS encoding DUF4260 family protein, with protein sequence MSTLTHTPTGTANTVDTPGTPAKRALAVTRRTAWFANALFWSAFAVLEGVNHGWLAGLLAGAFFIAPDLTFLVGLRDAPHMAKGQLPPRAVPYYNTAHRALLPLALIALYTFTPVVWAPAFAALCGWLAHISYDRAFGYGLRTKDGFQRV
- a CDS encoding TetR/AcrR family transcriptional regulator, with the protein product MSDQNERLTPRAREIVAAARDLLEESGAEKLTMRSLADRLGIKAPSLYKHFPDKSAVEVELVAQMLDESAAACEEAEATAPGSLDALTEAYRAYALRHPHLYRLATERPLPRHALPQGLEERAAAPLMRVCGGDTDLARAAWAFAHGMVILEIHGRFPEGVDLGAAWKRGSRALDR
- a CDS encoding AraC family transcriptional regulator; amino-acid sequence: MDDGMTRAGSQPREQAVWARAPLGPRTPPLDLLTARFDRHRYAPHCHDEFSVGVCVEGREVIDYRGGRLDVGPGSIVVLAPGEVHTGGPGAAGGYAYRAMYPAPPLLAEGTTAAPHFRDPVVDDPELAAALRAAHTELAAHADPLEAESRIPWLLAALARRHGTARPLDDRVPGADHIARAVRGRLADELLTPPTLTELAAPLGLSRYQLLRAFRTSTGMPPYAWLAQHRVTLARAHLEAGLRPSEVAPLVGFADQAHLTRWFRRVLGVTPAAYRSSVRGSGVRRNSVQDTGR
- a CDS encoding MFS transporter, which translates into the protein MRYFRLLVVGNGISAYGSYLNMVALNVFVYEVTDSALAAGIFMAVRLLTSVVSGFVSGRLVSVHDRKMLMVGADLTQCAAMIALLIAPDGGRAGLLYVLAVVTGFCSTLSGVALRSSIPEIVGGDLRLRANSLLATGRSLAMIAGFASAGVVVAQLGYVAAISLDAATFAVSACVLLSLPIRTRARREKDGGAEEGAAEDGSTGDSGERGVGALILLRAAPVLALMIALRAADGLGSSSHNVALPVYSSDLDPSHPATFVSQFWATWAIGNIVMQQVCGRWAGRGGRQGPGERAFAVGACVMSAAFIVVFAGLPTYVAVAAALVAGMADGLTEIAYVTRLQAAPDEQRGRLFGLSASVENTGFGLGMLVSGALLDRFSPFHVVGLLHGSAIVLCFGMFVALVRQGRRAASDDPLPVAQEPPHRQGNESVERESEAPR
- a CDS encoding type I polyketide synthase; translated protein: MTTAAAPARDAVAVIGMSFRLPGADTPEEFWRTIHDGADRIRRFTEGELAAAGVPEEVYRAEEFVGASGVLDGIAGFDAAFFGMSAHEARITDPQQRLFLECVHHALEDAGYAGGRSGGARNDVGVYASTGYHLYSLQTYLQNNVLQGGIEDWVAGLQVTIGNFTDFTANRAAYRLGLTGPAVNVQTACSSSLTAACLAAQSVVAGECDIAVAGATALHVPQVLGYQYVKGSILSKSGRLRPFDADADGTVGGTGVVALVLKRLDRAVADGDHIHGVIRGWGVNNDGADKKAFSAPSADGQRGAIRRALERAGVDAGTVGYLETHGTGTFKGDPIEFEGATAAFRADTDRTGYCALGSVKANIGHLDVCSGLASLVKTLLVLRHGVIPPMANFRRPNPALDLAASPFHIPESARPWPAGDVPRRACVSSFGVGGTNVHMVLEEAPGPTPRPAADVPPPPGVLVVSGHTEKALADNAAALRDHLRAHPATHHADLVTTLALGRSHRGHRLAVRGDTVAALTGALDEWIAGSGPSRSRRSGGGGVGFLFTGQGSLHRGAARPLYGRFAVVREVLDACERQFAGLTGGGSLLGPLLGDAGSGDPGEPVLDTEVAQPALFALQCALVRLWQEAGIEPDVVAGHSVGEYGALYAAGVLGVEDGLRLTAGRGRLMRERCAPGAMVAVPTDAHTARNLAAEVPGVELAVTNGEHSQVLAGPADAMARLTELLAGRGIDVRALPVRHAFHTALMDPALDGVRELVGGVQWRGSRVPFVSGLDGRTRPAGWVPDADYVVRQAREPVRFADVLGELAASYDNVGTLLEIGPHTTLSGLARRALPDRAGHPTLRRGAGLAPLWDAAAGLFRAGAPVAWRAFMGGTGGRRIPLPGYRFQHKDYWTGPENHLPRPVKPEQPVREQPTRDGAAVAQDEAAVERVLQHIIKVTAKHLSYDTSEIAEDASFFDLGADSLQMIGVLRELEEEHRVKVSMRELFEEAGTARGLAVIIAGKAAPARASAPAVAPAPTVASAPVAATEERPAVHDTPPAAVDATRQDAYATRHEVEELRRQLQQLTQVQLQLMGQLSQLLTAQAGR